The following is a genomic window from Lentimicrobium sp. L6.
TGAGTGGCACAGTTACATCGGTATAGGTGGCACAACATGAGTCAGCCTATCCAATCTATGGTTTGATGGTATGATGAGTGTATCTTTTTACCACTAAGGTTGAGGATTTCTGTATAGGTTTCCTTATCGCAATCGATATATAATGCATCTGTTGTGGGATTTGGATAAATGGTAACTGGGATTGTTTTAAAGTTATTGGTGTTTGATACCTCAATGCTTGAGTAATATAAAGAAGTCCTGCCGGTATGTTCCCATTCTTGTGAATCTTCATTTTGTTTAAAGAACAAAGTGTTTAACCAAATGTTTTGTGCATCATATATTTCATGATATTCATATACATCTGTGAAAAGATCATAATCTAATGGAATGATTACTTCATCTATTGAGAAATTATAGTCGTACAGATTTTGGTTTTTACTTAGTGTCATCCAGATTTCATTATTTTCATCCCAATTATATTTGTAGGTTTCGATATTATTTCCATATTCATCATACGACCAGTTTGTTTTATCATTCAATAGCCAAGAATCGTCACTTGATTTTACAGAGAAAGTTAACCTTTCTATATTATTCCCTTCCTCATCAAAAATATAGTCTCTTTTATAACGTTTTTCCCAATAATTGATGTCAAGGTATTGAATAAAAGCCTCTTCGCTTGTTAAATCTTGATTCTCATTGTGTTCATATTTGTATAAATAGAAATCCTTCCAGGTGTTTTCTTCTGTAATCCAATATTGTATTAATAAAGAGTCTAATAATCCTTCATTACTATAATAGAAGTTTTGTTGTTCTTCAAAGTTCCAGTTGTTTTGGTCTGAATCCCAATCGTTAATTATAATGCTCTCCAATAGGTTTGCTGAATTCCAAGAGTATATTTTTTGAGATTGATTTGTAAATTCCTCATCATCAAAGAGCCTCACCGAATATATATCCTCGATTAGTTGATGGTATGAATCATAATTATAAAGGTTTCTAGAGTATTCAGAAAGTTCATCTTCAATGTTTTTTCTATAGTATATTTTCGTTGATTTATCGAAGTTACTATCATAGGTATAATCTATTTTAAAATCCAAATACATGCCATAGTCTGCAATATCCTTATAATATAGAAAGCTAGTAATTTGTCCTAAATTATTGTGTTGCCATTGTCTTGATTGGAGTGTATTATAGTTGTTTTCTCCCAGATATGTTTCAAGATTTAGGGAGTCTAACTTTTGAAATGCTGTTAAGTATTGATCGGGATCCATTTTTAAAGATGAGAACATTTTCTGATAATCAAAATAGCTAGAGTGCTGCACTTTTCTGAATTTGTTATGAACTGATAAGTGATTCTGCTGCCCAAAAGAAAGAAATGAAACACAGATGAGAATAATGATTAAAATGCGGTTTTTCATAATTTATAAGTATAATGTTAGATGAAAAGAGTTTGGTCAAAAATACTATTTTCCCGGATTAAATTGATTGTTTTTTGCAATTATTTGATTACAAAATGAGGCCCTAAATATTCGCATTTGATTTTTTTTTGCTTAAAAACAGGAATGTATAACTAAGAACAAACCACAAAATGCTCCATAATTTGTTAAGTTTAAAAACCTGCACAATTTAGAATTGGAGAAAGCCAAGAACGTCATAATTATCCAGTAAAAATTCGCTAAGACACTGTGCCATCCGTGTCCTATCATCTTTACGTTCTTTGCATGTTTTCCCTTTGCGTTTTTTTTTGCGTGAAATTCTAGATTGCCTAAAATATATTAAAGTAATTATAATCAATAGTTGAGAGGGTGAAAACCTAAGAGCTTGAGAAGTTTTTATTCCCCCTTCTCAGGGCTTTAATCCTCTCCTTGTGGTCGAGGCGTGAATCCATTTGCGCTTTTGGCGTGTTCTTCCTTTGCGTTTTCTTCGCGTGGAATCTTAAATATTGAGAGCTTAATAGGTTTAAAAGCTAGATTAACAAGATTTTAGGGTGGAAAGCAAACTCTTTACTTACAATCCGTAAATCGCTCCATCATCAGGCATGCCTTTTCTTTGTCCGAAGTCAATTGTTTTTTTAGCGTTTCTAAGCCATCAAACTTCTCTTCTTCTCTAATTTTCTCTAAAAAACACATGGTGATATGTTTCCCATAAATATCTCTATTGAAATTAAAGATATTGACTTCGGAACTGAGGTCATGTTTTTCTAATCTAATGGTTGGACGATATCCGATATTGGCCATGCCATAAAAATGCTCTTCGCCTATTTTAATCTCTACCACATAAACACCAGCCGGCATGAGCTTGTGGCGATACTTATCCTTAACATCCATATTGGCTGTGGGGAAACCTAAAGTACGACCAATTTGATTCCCTTGAACCACCAAGCCCGACATTTGATATTTATAGCCCAAGAATTTATTAGCAGCAGGAATATTTCCTTCGGTGAGGTATTTACGGATTCTAACAGAACTAATGCCCAATTTGTGAATATCCTCCATGGGCACTTCATTCACTAAGAAACCATATTTATCGGCAAATTTATTCATCAAGAGAAAATCACCATCACGGCCATATCCATATTGATTATCGAAGCCCATCACCACTTCTTTTACTCCAATTTGCTCCACCAAAATACTCCTCACAAAATCAAAGGAAGTGGTATGTGAGAAGGCCTCAGTAAAAGGGATGACTAACAGATAATCCACTCCAAAAGACTCCAGCAACTTGGCCTTTTCTTCTATGGTATTGAGTAGTTTCACCTCATCCTTGCTTTTTTCAAAAAGAACTTCCTCTGGTCCTGGGTCAAAGGTGATAATGACTACTTGCCCTTGCTTTTCAGTGGCTATAGATTTACATATCTTCAATAATTTCTGATGACCAATATGCACACCATCGAATCTACCTATACTAACCACAGGATAGCTAAGTTTGGGAAAGTTTTTTATGTCCTTAATGAGTTCCAAGGGCAAGATTTAGATAGCGAAGTTTTTGGTAATATATTCTGCAATTTGAACAGCATTGGTAGCCGCGCCTTTTCTTAGGTTATCGGCAACCACCCACATGTTCATGGTTTTATCTTGGCTTTCGTCTTTTCTAATACGACCCACAAAAACATCATTCTTCCCTTCAGCAAATTTAGGCATGGGATAGTCGTTATTTAAAGGTGTATCTTGAATAGTGATTCCAGGATAATTTCGCATCAATTCCACCGCATCTTTTATCTCAAAGTCTTGATGGAATTCAGCATTAATGCTTTCGCTATGCCCACCCATCACAGGAACTCGAACCACGGTGGCGGTTACTCTAATACTATCGTCACCTAATATTTTTCTAGTTTCATCTACCAGTTTCATTTCCTCAGAGGTATAGTCGTTTTCTAAGAAATCGCCACCATGAGGAATCAAATTCATATCGATAGGGTGAGGATAGAATTTAGCTGGAGCAGGACGACAAATTCTTTCATCTTGCAATTGCCGAACAGCGCCAACGCCAGAGCCAGTAACCGATTGGTAAGTAGAAACCACTAAACGATTTAATTGATAGGCTTGGTGAAGTGGAGCCAAAGCCAATACCATTTGTATGGTAGAGCAATTTGGATTGGCAATGAGTTTATGTTCTTTGGTTAGTTGGGCGGTATTGATTTCAGGAACCACCAAAGGGATTTCTTTATCCATGCGCCAAGCAGAAGAATTGTCAATCACATAGCAGTTTTGTTTGACAAATACAGGAGCCCATTTTTTAGAAGTAGCACCACCAGCTGAAAAGATGGCAATCTGAGGGTTTTTCTTTAAGCCTTCTTCTATGGTTAAAACAGTGAATGTCTGGCCATCAAAAACGATTTCTTTGCCTGCTGATTTTTCCGAAGCAATAGGGATCAATTCTGTGATCACCAATTCACTTTCTTTTAGTACTTGGAGGATAACGCCTCCAACCATTCCCGTAACGCCTACTACTGCTATTCTCATATTTATTTCTTTATTAAATGCAAAATTAGTACATTTATTGCGATAATAAATGATAAAACTTTCCTAATGAAAAAGCATTTTA
Proteins encoded in this region:
- the ribF gene encoding riboflavin biosynthesis protein RibF, with amino-acid sequence MELIKDIKNFPKLSYPVVSIGRFDGVHIGHQKLLKICKSIATEKQGQVVIITFDPGPEEVLFEKSKDEVKLLNTIEEKAKLLESFGVDYLLVIPFTEAFSHTTSFDFVRSILVEQIGVKEVVMGFDNQYGYGRDGDFLLMNKFADKYGFLVNEVPMEDIHKLGISSVRIRKYLTEGNIPAANKFLGYKYQMSGLVVQGNQIGRTLGFPTANMDVKDKYRHKLMPAGVYVVEIKIGEEHFYGMANIGYRPTIRLEKHDLSSEVNIFNFNRDIYGKHITMCFLEKIREEEKFDGLETLKKQLTSDKEKACLMMERFTDCK
- a CDS encoding aspartate-semialdehyde dehydrogenase; translated protein: MRIAVVGVTGMVGGVILQVLKESELVITELIPIASEKSAGKEIVFDGQTFTVLTIEEGLKKNPQIAIFSAGGATSKKWAPVFVKQNCYVIDNSSAWRMDKEIPLVVPEINTAQLTKEHKLIANPNCSTIQMVLALAPLHQAYQLNRLVVSTYQSVTGSGVGAVRQLQDERICRPAPAKFYPHPIDMNLIPHGGDFLENDYTSEEMKLVDETRKILGDDSIRVTATVVRVPVMGGHSESINAEFHQDFEIKDAVELMRNYPGITIQDTPLNNDYPMPKFAEGKNDVFVGRIRKDESQDKTMNMWVVADNLRKGAATNAVQIAEYITKNFAI